CGTTGTTCTTGTAGAATCGATTTTCGACAGTCCGGTCACTGGAAGGTGTAAACTTGGATGTCAAGGAGCAAGAGCCGGAGACAAGCACACGTCAGGATGTTGCAGAGACCACTCGTGGTTCCTACAACAACTCAGCCTGACTCGAGAACATCAGCTAACAGTTTCATGTAATTTTAGGGACCAGAGTTTGTTTTCTTAGTGTTTTGCGTATTGGTGCGTTTTAATTAAGCAGAGGACAAAATAGAGAGCGTCACCCAGAAGAGGAGAAAACATATCATTTATAAGAGAAACCTCTAAGCAAcgttagagcatcattatcccaatGGTGTATCTTAGCCTAATTgggattaaaaataaaatgaaaaatatattaataagaaGATACGTCTCTTAATCAAGGGAAGCAAGGTACGTCTCTTGTGGGGCATGTGTCCAAAAATGAGTGGGGGAGGAGAGGTTTGGTGTTTCAACGCTTTCGGCTTCTCTCCGTCTCTCTCCCGATTCCTCTCCTTTTTCGGCTTCTCTTCGCAATCGCCGTCATCTTGACTCTCCCTTACCCTATGCTTCTGAAGAAATGCATCGTGTCGGTCGTCTCGCTCATACTCCAGCCTGCCGCCTCCATCGTCGCCTTCGCAGGGTTTCAACTCCTCGGTAATCGCCTCTCTCTATCCATCTTTGATCGTTTAATTTCTCACTCTTTCCTGCTGGTGATCGATATGGTCTTTGTAGTTAGGGTTTCGAGCCGGGAGTGCTTGATTATTGGTactatcaatcaatcaatcatctTCTTGATTATTGCCTTGTTTGTTTGAGAACTTAGTGATTGATCATGGAATGTTATGAGACTGTGTGACTGAATTCAGatactttgtttttttcaaggcgaaAGGGAAGCTTGAGAAGTCAATTGTTGCTGATAATGATTCAGGGGAGAGCGTAGCGAGTGAAGTACGCACAAGTTCTGGAATGTTTCTTTCCAAAAGACAGGTGAGCTTCTGTTCTGTAAAGTTTTCTAAATGACCTgttagaagaagaagctgtggttATAAATCTGGTTTTGTTTCGTGCAATCAGTTATATTTATCATGTTTTTCTTTCTGAGGTTAAATCTTGATTTTGTATGCATTCTATTTGGCTAGCTTACTTCACCAACTGGGCAGACTAGTTCTCTGTTACTAATACCCCCAAATAACACTCTATAGGATGCTCTTCTTCTGCTGTTAGACAAAGTAGCTTGAATGCAAATCTGGTTATTCTATAGGTTTTCTGTGATTCTCACTGATTATTGTCGGTGCAGGATGATATAGTTGCTACTGTCGAGGCAAAACTTGCTGCTTGGACTTTTCTTCCCGAGGGTATTGTTTGAGgcatattcataattttttaatatcgTTTCTTACTTTCTCTCTAGTAGCAGAAAGGTAACtcatctctttttcttcttctttttaccTGTTTTGTCTATCAGAAAATGGACAATCCATGCAAATACTGCACTACGAGAATGGCCAAAAATATGAACCGCATTTTGACTTCTTTCACGACCAAGTAAACCAACAGCTTGGTGGTCATCGGATCGCCACTGTATTGATGTACTTGTCCAACGTCAAAAAGGGTGGAGAAACTGTGTTTCCCATGTGGAAGgtaataattacatatatccCGCTCTAGCTGCCTCTCTAGCTGCCTCTGTTCTTGAAATATCGATCTGAACCTTTTGTTAGTTGATTGCACGTTTGTAATAAATCGAACCTTAGGGATATTCAATCTGTTGTTTGTGGCTTCTCTTGTCTCGGTTCAGTAAACTTGCAAGTTTTACTTGTGTGGCAGATCTACAAGGCTCAGAGGAATGTGGTTCTGTGTGCGGCTGGGATCCTTCTCTACTGGTACATACATCAGCAACTATCACACGCCTCACACTTATATAGTTGAATTGACTTATATTCTCTCATATTCACTGACAGGTGTATTCATCACATCTGCAAGTACAACAAAGACCTTGAGCATTTGGAGGAACTAGAGAAGAGATACAAGGCAGAGTAGTAGTCTCTCCTCAGAGTCTGGTTCTGATGTTATAATATAACTTCGGCTTGTTAGTAGACCACGATTTGTCTGGATAAATCTTTGCACAGACCTTGTTTGTGTTTAATCTTGCaactttaacaatttttttaagaacctttaAATAAGAAACTTGCAATGGAGTACATAAAAGTTAAAAGTTTTTAACTAAGTCTCTTAACAAAATTTActacttaaataatattaaaaatttattaagagACGCTTAAGGGATCTCTAGGATAATGATGTTCTTAATATCCATAATTTAACcccaagagaaaaaaaaacagattaatCATATTGAGAACGCAATGATGTTATCATGTCAGGTCGCTTGTTCGATCATACTCACTGCACTAGTTTGTAACAGCTAAGAGTCTCTCCTCTGTCCAATGGCTCTTGACTCGAACTGACCACCTCATCAGCCTCATTTGAATCCTCTTTTGTCCACACCATTTGTTCTTTTCTAATATTATACTTGTACGTGAGTATGATCAGCTTATCAAACATTAGCAACAATCAAAgtcttataaaaaaattgggtTGGAGAATGTAAGCACAACATTGCACCACCCACTTTTCCAATAAACCTCATGTTTGTTGCGTGTTTCAAGTGCAATCTCAGCACACCAAACCTTCTTTTTCGAACTAAAAGAACTTGCACACTTATCCCATAAAACATTAATCTTCCCACCATAATTTGCCAACCTAGCACAACCATATCTTGTTGGTAATTTTGGCCGTTCTTCCAGATCCTTCTAAACTGTCAAAGTTTCTGGGAGTTAACTGGCCATACTAGAGATTCATGGCATTGGAAGTCGATTCTCAAGCTTAGGCAACTTGCGAGGCCATTTATTGTATGCACGGTTCAAAATGGAAGATCAGCTAGTTTCTGGTTTGATCAATGGACACCGTTGGGAGCTCTAATTGATGCTCTAGGACCTTCAGGACCCCGTGCTCTACGGATACCTCTTCAAGCTACGGTCTCCGAGGCTACCACAGACGACTTATGGAATCTGCCAGCGCCTAGATCCGACGAAGCAGTAGCTCTCCATGCTTATCTGACAACAATTCCTGTTCCTTCAGGTACACTTGACTCAGATTTCTATTCTTGGACCATTGAGGGGGTGAAGTTTCAGTCTTTCTCCTCATCCAAAATATGGAACACGATCAGAGAAAGACAACCAAATCGTAATTGGTACAATGCGGTATGGTTTAAAGGCAATACGCCTAAACATGCTTTCCATATGTGGGTTGCTGTCAATGACATGCTACCAACGCGCTCCAGATTAGCGGCTTGGGGAATGCTCACTCCAACCACATGTTGCTTATGTTGGAGATAAACATAAAGATAACTTAGGAGTTAAGTTACACCAATCCTAATGAGTATAGgattagagaaaaaaagaaatatgtgttcctaatgagtttaggaaatatagtctctatataaagagttaCAAGAGGGTTGCATACCTTTGCGAGAGTTTTAGAGATTGTGTGTTTTGTGTGCTTAAGCTTTGAGTGATTCTTAAGCTAATAAAGAAGAGTTTCTTTATATCGAGTTCATACAATCTTTAGACTTATATTTGTATCAGAGCCAAAATCCTTTGATCAAGAGTTGATCAAGAATCATGGGAGACTTAGTGGTGGCAACGACCAAGAAGGAAGGAGGTTCTTCCTCCATAAAGTGTCATATGTTAACAACAACAAACTATACCGTATGGGCGATACAGATGAAGATGTTATTGAGAGTTCATAAGGTGTGGGAGGTAGTCGAGACAGAATCGACCCAAGGTGATAAGAATGATATGGCGACAGCTCTTCTTTTCCAATCGATTCCGAAGACTATGATCCTACAAGTTGGGGAACTTGATACCGCAAAGAATGTGTGGGATGCGATCAAGAACCGTCATGTAGGAGCCAGTAGAGTTCGAGAGGCGAGGCTACAAACCCTCATGACTGAGTTCGATCGGCTAAAGATGAAAGAAACCGATAAAATTGATGACTTCGTGGGCAAGTTATCAGagatttcatcaaaatctaCCGCGCTAGGAGAAAGTATGAATGAGTCGAAACTTGTTAAGAAGTTTCTACAAGGAATACCACGCAAGAAGTTCATTCACATAGTTGCCTCTCTCGAGCAACTACTAGACTTGAATACCGCAAACTTCGAAGATGTCGTAGGTCGCTTGAAAGCATACGAGGAGCGTATAGctacacaagaagaagaagaaacacaagATGATCAGAGTAAGCTTATGTACAGCAACTCTGAACCTCAACATCGAGACGGAGGATATAGAGGACATGGTCGAGGAGGCCGGTACTATAatagaggaagaggacgaggaagatcaTCATATTGGGAAAGTAGAGACCCCTCAAGGGTCACGTGTTACCGATGCGACAAACTAGGACACTTTGCTGCGATGTGTCCTGATAGACTACTCAAGTTACAAGAAACTATCGAGGGTAAAGACGGAGATGACACCCAAGAAGCCGAAGGACTCGTGATGCATGAGATAGTTTATCTGAATGAACGAAACGTGAAGCCTAAAGAGTTCGAATCTAGTAAGGATGGAGAAAAAATATGGTACTTAGACAACGGGGCAAACAACCATATGACTGGTAATATGAGCTATTTCAATAACATTGATAAAACAATCTCCGGGAAGGTCAGATTCGGAGATGACTCGAGAATAGACATCAAAGGGAAAGGATCTATTTGTTTTATCAGTCAAGacgggaagaagaagaaccttgCCGATGTCTACTACATACCAGCGCTAAAGAGTAACATCATAAGTCTTGGGCAAGCCACAGAATCAGGTTGCGATGTAAGGATGAGAGAGAACACTCTTACGGTTCATGACAAAGACGGGAACTTAGTTGTGAAAGCTTCAAGATCAAGGAACCGCTTATACAAGGTAGTAATGGAAGTCGAAGAACAAAAGTGTCTACAACTCCAAGCGCAGAGAGTTTCATCACGTTGGCATTCACGACTAGGTCATCTTGGTGTCAACGTCTTGAAAGTAATGATAGGAAAGGAACTAGTGATCGGACTTCCTGAGTTAAAAGTCGAGAAAGAGGTGTGTGAAGCATGCTTGCGTGCGAAGCAAACAAGGCAATACTTTCCGGTTTCTACCTCCTATCGTGCATCTAAATCTTTGGAACTAATACACGGTGATCTCTGCGGGACAATAACACCACCTACAGGAGGAAGAAACAAATACATATTCGTTCTGATAGACGACCATTCACGCTATATGTGGTCTATTCTTTTAAGAGAAAAAGGAGAAGCATTCGAGAGATTCAAACGGTTCAAGTCAATAGTGGAGCAAGAAACCGGTACAACAATCAAAACACTTAAGACAGAcagaggaggagagttcacaAGCAAGGAGTTTCAAAGCTTCTGCGAGTTATCAGGAATACAACGCCACTTAACCGCTCCCTACACGCCACAACAGAACGGAGTAGTTGAAAGGCGTAACAGAACCTTGTTAGAGATGACAAGGAGTATCTTAAAGCATATGGAGGTACCAAATTATCTGTGGGGGGAAGCTGTGAGACATTTAACTTATTTGATCAATCGCATCGCAACAAAGACCTTGACACTACAAACTCCATATGAAGCTTTCAAAGGAAGAAAGCCGAATGTCACTCATCTTCGAGTATTTGGATGCGTCGCTTATGCTAAAACAAAGGCAGCAAACCTAAAGAAACTCGATAATAGGTCTTGTACTCTTGTGCACCTTGGAACTGAGCCTGGTTCTAAGGCTTACAGACTCTTTGATCCGACGCTACAGAGAGTAGTGGTAAGCAGAGAcgtcatctttgatgaagatCGAGCATGGGAGTGGAATAAAACCAATTGTGGTGAAGTCGAGAAGTCGGGAATGTTCAAAGTTGTGCTCAAAGGATATGAGAATCAAGACATCACAGATGGATCAGGCATTGCTACAGTTAGCGAAGAAGATGACAAAcgtgaagaagaagacacaATCGAAGAGGATCTCGAGCAACAATCAGACGACGATGAAGAAACAGAAGCTCCTCGTCGCCGGTCAACACGAATCAGAAAAACACCTGGCTATCTTGATGACTACATCTACCTtcctgaagaagaaggagagcgTCTTCTGTTGCTACTAGATGAAGAACCGTGGGACTTTAATGAAGCAATGGAGGAAAAGGTATGGCGTGACGCGTGTGAGGAAGAAATCAAGTCGATCGTAAAGAACGGCACATGGGATCTCGTCGACTTGCCTCCAGGAGTAAAACCAATAGGTCTAAAGTGGATTTTCAAGATAAAGTAGAACGCTGATGGCAGTATCAACAAGTATAAATCGAGATTAGTGGCTAAAGGCTACATTCAACGACATGGCATTGATTTTGAGGAAGTCTTCGTGCCAGTTGCTCGGATAGAGACGGTCAGATTTCTTATTAGCCTTGCAGCCTCTAACGAATGGGAAATCCACCATTTGGATGTAAAAACAGCTTTCCTTCATGGAGACTTGAAAGAAGTTGTATATGTAAGCCAACCCGAAGGATTTGAAGTCGCAGAGCACGAAGAGAAGGTATACAAGCTTAACAAAGCTTTGTATGGTCTGAGACAAGCTCCAAGAGCATGGAATGAGAAGCTCAACAAGGTCCTTgagaaactcaacttcaaaaaATGCTCAAAAGAGCCTTCCTTGTATCGCAAGACAGAGAGTGGGCATCGTTTGCTTGTTGCAGTATACGTCGACGACCTATTAGTTACAGGTTCTTCAACAGCAAAAATACTTGAGTTTAAGAAGGAGATGTCAAACAACTTTGAGATGAGTGATCTCGGGTTGTTAACTTACTACCTCGGTATCAAAGTATGTCAAGAGGAGGGTGTTATAACTCTGTCGCAGGAGAGATATGCCAAGAAGATCCTATGTGAAACAGGAATGGAGGAGTGTAATTCTGTTCAAACACCAATGGAGTTTTGTCTGAAGCTCTCGAGGGCAGAGAAGGAAGAAAGAATTGACGCCAAAGACTACCGGCGAAAGATAGGTTGCTTGCGTTACCTACTCCACACGCGTCCTGATCTTGCCTTCAGCGTCGGTTTGCTATCACGATATATGCATGATCCTAAAAACTCTCACGGCGCAGCTATAAAGCAGGTCTTGGGGTACATGAAAGGAACAACGAAGCTAGGCCTCGTCTACAAGAAAGCTAGCACGACTGAGATTAAAGGTTATAGTGATTCAAGCCATAACATAGATGATGACGACGGTAGAAGCACCATAGGTCATATATTTTGCTTGAATGATTGCCCAATTACTTGGTGTTCTCAGAAACAAGAGACTGTAGCTCTATCATCATGCGAGGCTGAGTTTATGGCTGCAACCGAAGCAGCGAAACAAGCCATATGGCCTCAGGAACTTTTGGAATAGATCACCGAGAAGCCGAGTCAGAAAGTAGTCATACGCCTCGACAACAAATCAGCTATAGCACTCACAAAGAATCCAGTCTTCCATGGCCGCAGCAAACACATACACAAGCACTATCACTTTATCCGAGAATGCATTGAGAACGAACAAGTTGATGTTCTTCATGTTCCGGGAGCAGAACAAAAGGCAGACATTCTCACCAAAGCTTTAGGAAGAAAAGGGTATAAGCAACAATATGGCATAGACTTTGATGAAgtctttgcaccagtagccagaATTGAAACAATTCGACTTCTTATCTGTCTAGCAGCTTCGAGAGGATGGGAAATTCATCACCTTGACGCTAAGACAGTGTTTTTTCATGGAGAGTTAAAGGAAACGGTTTATGTTACACAACCTGAAGGCAACGATTTATAGATGAAACGTCAGGTGTTTGTGGTACTTGCTCCATACACGACCAGACTTACCATACAGTATGGGTGTCTTGAGAAGGTACATGCAGTCACCAAGAGAGTCACATGGAGCAGCTATGAAGCAATGCTTAAGGTATCTACAGGGTACAACTACTTCTTACGGCATAATGTTTCATTGCAGCAACTCAAAACCAATGAAGATAATAGGATACAGCGACATCAGTCATTATGTTGATCCTGGTGATGGTAGGAGCACCACCTGACATGGTTTCTACATCGGTGATAGTCCTATTACTTAGTGCTCACAAAAATAAGAAACAGTGGCATTATCCTCATGTGAACCCGAGTTCATGGCCGGAACAGAAGCAGCTCGGCAAGCCATATGGATACAAGATTTGCTCATCGAAGTTATGGGAGATACGAGTGAGAAAGTGGTTATCGGGATTGATAACCAGTTGAAAATTGCTTTGACAAGGAACCCTGTGTTTTATGGTAGAACTAAATACATTCACACTCGATATCATTTCATAAGGTAATGTGTAGAGAATGAGAAATTAGAAGTAGAGCATGTTCCTGGACATGAACATAAGCTGGATATATTGACAAAGGCACTTGGAATAATCAAGTTTAAAGAGATGAGAGATCTCATTGGAGTTCAAGATGTGTTGATAGAAGACTTCAAGCTTAAGGGAGAGAATGTTGGATTAAGATGAAGGTTACTTGAGCTGCAAGTTTATCATAATCCTACAGAGTTATGGAATTATGAATatgtttaggagttatctagatATATTACCTATTAGGATTACgagttataaatatttatataagtagATGCAAACATGTTGCATGACTTAAGAGTTTAAAGGTTGTTTTTGAGTGCTTAAggttttgagttattttccTTAAGAGATTAATAAAGAACTGTCACCTTTGTTTTGAACCGAGAACTGTCGATAAACCAGTGAATGAAAGGAGACGAGGACTCGTCGGTGGGTCAAAACTAAGgcgttttattagatcaagaGATTGCTCAGTCGAGTTACAAAAGAGGGAAATGAAAAGGAAACAAGCCGGCGAAAGCTGGTTCGCCGGAGGGTACAAGTCGGCGAGAATAGTGAAATGAAACCCTAGTTTCTAGCCGAAAGTAAGTGTGTCGTGGTTTGCGGATCCCTTCTTCGTTGCCTCTCTCCCTCCTTTTATAGGCAGTCGTCCGTTAACCTAGTTCGTCTTGAGCTAATGGGCCTTTTCGTCGATTGGGCCGAGCTGTCGGGCCGCTGCTTCGAGTCGTCGAGTCGACTGCTTCCGACCGCTCACTTCGTAGGCTAAAAGCAGTCTCAAGTCGATCCGATCGGTCGGTCGCGAGTCGACGAGCCGAGTCTCTCCTATGTGGTCATGTGTTAGGACAATTATCATGTGGGCCTTTTGGGAGGGTCAGGCCCATACCCAACAGTAAGTCCTCCCAGTTCACTGGTGAGTAGCGTAGCCGACTCAGTGAATTTGGAAGTAAGGTCTGAAGGATAGATGTCTTGGACTCGTGTTTCCAATCGACTCTTCGATCGGATGCGTGGCTCGCTCTGCTTGTGAGACCAGTTGCCGTGTGCTGTTCTTGATCGTCAATTCATCAGATTTCACCGGTTTGGTTTGACCGGTGGTTTTCTTCGATTTTAGTCATAACCGCTAATCTCGGTTTAAACCGGTCTCGGTTTACCTCGAGAAGTCGAATCGTCGAGAAGCGATGTTGACTCCACGCGCCTAAATGGGCCCGTCTAGGCCCATCTAGACCTAATGATGACGCCTCAGAAGACGCGGCATCCCTCCCCTTATAATATCCTTCTCGTTTCTCATTATTCTCATTCTGCTGCCGACTCAGGTactttctctcccttctctcttatttctctctctagattctGATCGTAGATTTTAAGGGGCGTACGGGTTGTCCTCGATAATCTTCATGTCGTCGGGAGGTAGATTGTCTCGGGAGCAGAAAGGAAAGGCGATTGCGGCCAATTCGAGTCCTCGCTCGAGTCCTTCGAAAGGTGCAATTGGGGATCCTCTCGCTGCGGTTGAATCGATCTATCGCGAGGCTATGATGGATACTGAGAACATGGACACGCCGCAGTGAACCTTAGTTGCCGAGTCGGTGCGGCAATTCCGTGAAGAGAGGGCTTCATTCGATGCTCAAGCTTGTGCGAGAGATGGTCGTGGTGGAGCGAGTCATGGAGAGGATCTCCCCGACTTCTTTCCGACTTGTTACCATCCTGGCGGGATTTTCGAGGATCTTCCGGCGCTATCATCAAGATTGATGCGTTCCTCGACCGTAGAGGGACAGTCGTGGGAGAACGCCGAGCAGACTCGGTCGACTCCGAGCAGTGTAAAAATCCTGCTTAGGAGGTGTAGCGGAGTCGGGGTAACTTTACTCATTCCTTCGAGAGCTCAGAGGCCGTGGTCTCCTCCAGTAGGGTTCCAGTGTGTGTAGGAGTCGTACTTTCAAGACGAGACGAGACTCTGGTTTCCGATTCCTCGACTCGTGACTTCCTACGCGAGGCGTCGTGATGCAGCAATCTCTCAGTTCCTAAACGGTTCATTTAGCCTCGCGGTCGCGATGATGGTTAAGGCAGCGAAAATCAACGTGTCGATGAGTGTCCGAGTTTTCGAAGAGCTGACGTATATTAAGTCGATGGGAGAAGGAATTTTCTCGATCCAGATGAGGCCGAATTATAACGTAATGGCCGGTCATCCTAACAAGACGAATCATTGGAAGCGTTTCTACTTTTTTGTTAAGTCGGACGAGTTTGCCTTCGAAGATCCGCCCGGCGACGACTCTCGAGTTTTATGGAACTCTAACCTTGGTAGATCGCGATCGTTAGCACGTGATGGTTCTGGTTTCTTGTCTCTTACCTCCTCTCTTTTATGTATGTGCAGTTGACCATCCGAACACAGCTGCCTATCCTGAAGAGTTCGTAGCGGGTGCTCGAGCCGTTGCACTGCTTCCTCAAGATCGGTGGGAGAACATTACCGTCGAGGAGATTCGTCGTCTTTCTGACAGAATTTCCAGAAGTAAGTATTCATTCACCTTGTTCTCTTCATCATGACGCGTTAACTCCAGCACTCGATTTCTTGCAGGGGACTGGAGATCTGACCTACTGCCAACTGTCACCGGTAAGAAGCGGCGgttctctctgttttcttgAGCGGAGCAAAGGCAGATCAGCGCAGCTAGGAGGATGAAGACATTGCCGGATCTGAGTGCGTTGTTGGGAGCTCGCTTTGGCGGTTCGTCGAGCAACGAACCGTCGACAGTTCCTACGGTGCGAGAAGGGCCTTTGGCTTCAATCCCTGACACTACAAACGTCGTCTCTTCAGGGACGGCTGCTACAACGCGGCCTGTTGAGCCCTTGCCATCGAAGAGGAGTGCGATGAAGAGACCTGCCTCTGATTCCTCTGCCGCAACGGGTCAAGGAGGGTCGTCAGAGGCCATCGCCGGGACTCACTCGGCCGAGCCTCccaagaagaagacgatgaagaaaaagaagaagaccgCTGATGGGACTGTCGCTGAGGACCagatgttgagatgagatcaatatatgggaagagaaagacatgaggagttgagtatgatgaagaaGTCGTACATGGCGTAGTAATactagttacccgagtaacttccAAAGGTTAAACCAAAGTTACCCTAGTTATCCTagtatactagttatactagttacccgggtaactttggatgaagaagagaagccctATTCCCTTTGCTAAGGCATCAGACAGTTGCAAGGGAAGAGGAGGCGCATGTGACAGGCTGGAGAAGAGCTGGATAAAGCAAAAGGAGCTTTATGCACAAGAAAGAAGCTCATtggatggtttgaattaaagcaaaccttatcTCTTGTAATAGTGCCTCTTTATGAAACCCTCATCCTAGTGTTGCctcctcatatatattgtaaactctgatcagattaataattaagaagtttgggattatctctctagactctctctcttgttcatgatgattcttaaatactcttaaacatgattactacctaatctctctacaaatctctcattaatcttctctaatctacctttaatctctcaatacctactctattctctaaaatcatatggtatcagagccaggttggctttggtattgagaaacctcgttccatttctttctttctctagaTCTTGTGCtcttgtgttcttgagtgttccgtGAAGCTGTGTGATAAAGTTGAGTCCTGTGGTGCTGTGCTTTGAGTTCGTGTGTTCTTGAAGTCTGGTACTGTGTGTTCTTCAGCTGAGTTGCAAGTTTGAAGCTTTCTGGTCATTTCTGGTTCaagcaagagaagatggaggGAAACAACTTCAGCAAGCGAGTTACTGTCCCGGTTGCGTTGAAAGACAACTTCAGCAAGCTAGTTACTGTCCCGATTGCGTTGAAAGGTGGTTCAAACTACCTCTTGTGGTATCgattggtgaagactgctgttggaaggctagggctgtggagCCACATCACTGATGATGGTCCGaagccagtggccaaagaatctgaagaaggtgaagaggaaAAGACTCTCACCAAAACTGAAGCAAAGAAGTGGGTgcaagaagacttgatggtgctctCCGTGCTGCAAGGATCTCTTGATGTCCCTCTTCTTGAagcttacagctactgtgaga
This region of Brassica napus cultivar Da-Ae chromosome C5, Da-Ae, whole genome shotgun sequence genomic DNA includes:
- the LOC125575263 gene encoding probable prolyl 4-hydroxylase 7 isoform X1 — translated: MLLKKCIVSVVSLILQPAASIVAFAGFQLLGKLEKSIVADNDSGESVASEVRTSSGMFLSKRQDDIVATVEAKLAAWTFLPEENGQSMQILHYENGQKYEPHFDFFHDQVNQQLGGHRIATVLMYLSNVKKGGETVFPMWKIYKAQRNVVLCAAGILLYWCIHHICKYNKDLEHLEELEKRYKAE
- the LOC125575263 gene encoding probable prolyl 4-hydroxylase 7 isoform X2, with protein sequence MFLSKRQDDIVATVEAKLAAWTFLPEENGQSMQILHYENGQKYEPHFDFFHDQVNQQLGGHRIATVLMYLSNVKKGGETVFPMWKIYKAQRNVVLCAAGILLYWCIHHICKYNKDLEHLEELEKRYKAE
- the LOC106441648 gene encoding uncharacterized protein LOC106441648 codes for the protein MGVLRRYMQSPRESHGAAMKQCLRYLQGTTTSYGIMFHCSNSKPMKIIGYSDISHYVDPGDVALSSCEPEFMAGTEAARQAIWIQDLLIEVMGDTSEKVVIGIDNQLKIALTRNPVFYENEKLEVEHVPGHEHKLDILTKALGIIKFKEMRDLIGVQDVLIEDFKLKGENVGLR